In Kitasatospora sp. NBC_00240, the following are encoded in one genomic region:
- a CDS encoding BadF/BadG/BcrA/BcrD ATPase family protein — MSALTRPGIGLGLDVGGTTTRAVALDEHGQVLGRGTAPGGNPASHGVATALARLADAVRQALDGADPGRVTHCLIGLSGYRALGDPAAVDAFAADARRAFALQPGTPLQLTSDAVIAFAAGTSDPDGTVLIAGTGSIACRVEHGVVTRTSGGLGWLLGDEGGGQWLGREAVRRALAGLRDNASTGPLVGAVLARTGCHDHGSLLRWSYRGTPQHLSTLAPLLGPAAQQGDPEAVAAIDLAAHHLCRIARDVNDDHLHGPVVLAGSVATGPGPLQHRLRQLLDRAGATAVLLADDPALAAAGSAHDAASGRRTGRLG; from the coding sequence GTGAGCGCCCTCACCCGCCCCGGCATCGGCCTCGGCCTCGACGTGGGCGGAACCACCACCAGGGCCGTCGCACTGGACGAGCACGGTCAGGTGCTCGGACGGGGCACGGCCCCCGGCGGCAACCCCGCTTCCCATGGCGTCGCCACCGCACTGGCCCGGCTGGCCGACGCCGTCCGGCAGGCCCTGGACGGAGCGGACCCCGGACGGGTGACGCACTGCCTGATCGGCCTCTCCGGCTACCGCGCCCTCGGCGACCCCGCCGCCGTGGACGCCTTCGCCGCCGACGCCCGAAGGGCCTTCGCCCTGCAGCCCGGGACCCCTCTCCAGCTGACCTCGGACGCGGTCATCGCCTTCGCCGCCGGGACCAGCGACCCCGACGGCACGGTGCTGATCGCCGGCACCGGCTCGATCGCCTGCAGGGTCGAACACGGGGTGGTGACCCGGACCAGCGGCGGCCTCGGCTGGCTGCTCGGCGACGAGGGCGGTGGCCAGTGGCTCGGCCGCGAGGCCGTGCGCCGGGCCCTGGCCGGACTGCGGGACAACGCCTCCACCGGCCCGCTGGTCGGCGCCGTCCTCGCCCGCACCGGCTGCCACGACCACGGCAGCCTGCTCCGCTGGTCCTACCGGGGCACACCACAACACCTGTCCACACTGGCGCCATTGCTCGGTCCGGCGGCCCAACAGGGCGACCCGGAAGCAGTCGCGGCAATCGACCTGGCGGCACATCACCTGTGCCGGATCGCCCGCGACGTGAATGACGACCACCTGCACGGACCCGTCGTCCTCGCCGGCTCCGTGGCGACCGGCCCCGGGCCACTGCAACACCGGCTGAGGCAGTTGCTCGACCGCGCTGGGGCCACCGCCGTCCTGCTCGCCGACGACCCCGCACTCGCCGCCGCCGGCAGCGCCCATGACGCGGCATCAGGTCGTCGTACCGGCAGGCTCGGGTAG
- a CDS encoding N-acetylmuramic acid 6-phosphate etherase has protein sequence MPAEAHLDHLPPTELRNGASMGLDRLNTMEILTLINEADATVPAAVAAALPGLGDLVEAGLAALERGGRIHYFGAGAGGRIALGDALELEPTYGVGPETLCPHLAGGPDAAYRAREDAEDHGADTDLAASHLASADLVIGVTASGRTPYVAGALTAARTVGTSTALISCDPSAPLAGLADLHVVLATGPEVVTGSTRMKAGTAQKLALNAFSTTLMVRSGHTWSNLMVSASAGNAKLRERAARTLATACQATPAEALAALDSCDGETPTALVVLAAGATPMTARQALATCGGRPWAAVRALAGPGPAAEYR, from the coding sequence ATGCCCGCAGAAGCACACCTGGACCACCTGCCGCCCACCGAGCTGCGCAACGGCGCCAGCATGGGCCTGGACCGCCTCAACACCATGGAGATCCTCACCCTGATCAACGAGGCCGACGCCACCGTGCCGGCCGCGGTGGCCGCCGCCCTGCCCGGTCTCGGCGACCTGGTCGAGGCCGGGCTCGCGGCGCTGGAGAGGGGTGGCCGCATCCACTACTTCGGCGCGGGAGCCGGCGGGCGGATCGCCCTGGGGGACGCGCTGGAGCTGGAACCCACCTACGGGGTCGGCCCCGAAACCCTCTGCCCGCACCTGGCCGGAGGGCCCGACGCCGCGTACCGGGCCAGAGAGGACGCCGAGGACCACGGTGCCGACACCGACCTCGCCGCCTCCCACCTGGCCTCGGCGGACCTGGTCATCGGCGTCACCGCCAGCGGCCGCACTCCCTACGTGGCCGGCGCGCTGACCGCCGCCCGCACGGTCGGCACCAGCACCGCCCTGATCAGCTGCGACCCCTCGGCCCCGCTCGCCGGCCTCGCCGACCTGCACGTCGTGCTGGCGACCGGACCGGAGGTGGTCACCGGATCGACCCGAATGAAGGCCGGCACCGCCCAGAAGCTCGCCCTCAACGCCTTCTCCACCACCCTGATGGTCCGCAGCGGCCACACCTGGTCCAACCTGATGGTGTCCGCCTCGGCCGGCAACGCCAAGCTGCGCGAACGGGCGGCCCGCACCCTTGCCACCGCATGCCAGGCGACCCCCGCGGAGGCGCTGGCCGCACTCGACTCCTGCGACGGTGAGACCCCGACCGCGCTGGTGGTCCTGGCCGCCGGGGCCACCCCAATGACGGCGCGTCAGGCACTGGCCACGTGCGGCGGCCGCCCGTGGGCCGCCGTCCGGGCTCTGGCCGGACCGGGGCCCGCCGCGGAGTACCGGTGA
- a CDS encoding MurR/RpiR family transcriptional regulator, with protein sequence MPVDLLNHIRSLHDSLPRAERGIADLVLQDPGTAAERTISELARACGTSEATVHRFCRSLDLRGYAQLRIGLAAEAERLRADGRAVLDLGTDIGPDEPLDQVVRKIGFANARAAEETAAQLDLTALAAVADAAQAARRIDFFGVGSSALAAEDGARKLLRLGHAAAWWSDVHAALMSAAVLRPGDLVIAVSHSGRSREVVDVLTEARRSGAVTAVITSSPRSPAAEKADLMLTTSARETTFRSGGTAARSAQLTALDCLYVTLAQRSHPRAVDDLERAHDAVRSRTLGRTRS encoded by the coding sequence GTGCCAGTCGATCTGCTCAACCACATCCGCTCCCTCCACGACAGCCTCCCCAGGGCCGAGCGCGGCATCGCCGATCTGGTCCTCCAGGACCCGGGCACCGCCGCCGAGCGCACCATCTCCGAGCTCGCCCGAGCCTGCGGCACCTCGGAGGCGACCGTCCACCGGTTCTGCCGGAGCCTGGACCTGCGCGGCTACGCCCAACTGCGGATCGGCCTGGCCGCCGAGGCCGAACGGTTGCGGGCCGACGGCCGGGCCGTGCTGGACCTCGGAACCGACATCGGCCCCGACGAGCCGCTGGACCAGGTGGTCCGCAAGATCGGCTTCGCCAACGCCCGCGCGGCCGAGGAGACCGCCGCCCAGCTCGACCTGACCGCCCTCGCCGCCGTCGCCGACGCCGCGCAGGCAGCCCGCAGGATCGACTTCTTCGGCGTCGGCTCCAGCGCGCTGGCCGCCGAGGACGGCGCCCGCAAACTGCTCAGGCTCGGCCACGCCGCCGCATGGTGGAGCGATGTGCACGCCGCGCTGATGAGCGCCGCCGTGCTGCGCCCGGGCGACCTGGTGATCGCCGTCAGCCACTCGGGACGGTCCAGGGAGGTGGTGGACGTGCTCACCGAGGCTCGCCGCTCGGGGGCGGTCACGGCCGTGATCACCAGCAGCCCCCGCTCCCCCGCCGCCGAGAAGGCCGACCTGATGCTGACCACCTCCGCCAGGGAGACCACTTTCCGCAGCGGCGGCACCGCCGCCCGCAGCGCCCAACTCACCGCCCTCGACTGCCTGTACGTGACCCTCGCGCAGCGCTCGCACCCGCGCGCCGTGGACGATCTGGAGCGGGCCCACGACGCGGTTCGCAGCCGCACCCTGGGTCGCACCCGAAGCTGA
- a CDS encoding ABC transporter substrate-binding protein, which produces MPRSPGSAVPALGALLTLTAVTLTGCASSAGAKTSAVDAAAVALPSTVPGGTTLRVADQNLLLQTLLSASGQDSNLPYDISWSAFQGGPAILEAFRAKAVDVGFVADAPVLVARAAGQKVRIVGAVQGSTSSTHLWTSPTSKARTLADLKGAKVAVTEGTTLQVAVLQALKNAGLKSSDVTLAKLSPVDTPPALGANQVDVGALTEPLVSKYDAAYSGKGAHELDDDKNLTSGLQFLIAPDAVTADPARSAAVADLSARFTRAELWLTAHKDVWVQKYYVETQKLPKAIGDAVVADSGTATIPTYAAATAALQKVADLLADYQALPAKVDAAAAFDQRFDAVQQAAAKSAG; this is translated from the coding sequence ATGCCCCGTTCGCCCGGGTCCGCCGTACCCGCTCTCGGCGCGCTGCTCACTCTGACCGCTGTCACCCTCACCGGCTGCGCCTCCAGCGCCGGCGCCAAGACCTCCGCGGTCGATGCGGCGGCAGTCGCGCTGCCCAGCACCGTCCCCGGCGGTACCACGCTCCGGGTGGCCGACCAGAACCTGCTGCTGCAGACCCTGCTGTCGGCCTCGGGTCAGGACAGCAACCTTCCCTACGACATCAGCTGGTCCGCCTTCCAGGGCGGCCCGGCGATCCTGGAGGCCTTCCGGGCCAAGGCCGTCGACGTCGGTTTCGTCGCCGACGCCCCGGTACTGGTGGCCCGGGCCGCCGGCCAGAAGGTGAGGATCGTCGGAGCGGTGCAGGGCAGCACCAGCTCCACCCACCTGTGGACCTCGCCCACCAGCAAGGCCAGGACCCTGGCCGACCTCAAGGGAGCGAAGGTCGCCGTCACCGAGGGCACCACCCTCCAGGTGGCCGTTCTGCAGGCCCTGAAGAACGCGGGCCTCAAGTCCTCGGACGTCACCCTGGCCAAGCTCTCGCCGGTGGACACTCCGCCGGCACTCGGCGCGAACCAGGTGGACGTCGGCGCCCTGACCGAGCCCCTGGTCTCCAAGTACGACGCCGCCTACAGCGGCAAGGGCGCGCACGAGCTCGACGACGACAAGAACCTCACCAGCGGACTGCAGTTCCTGATCGCCCCCGACGCGGTCACCGCGGACCCGGCCAGGAGTGCCGCAGTGGCCGACCTGTCCGCCCGCTTCACCAGGGCCGAGCTGTGGCTGACCGCGCACAAGGACGTCTGGGTGCAGAAGTACTACGTGGAGACCCAGAAGCTCCCCAAGGCCATCGGGGACGCCGTGGTCGCCGACAGCGGCACCGCCACCATTCCCACCTACGCCGCCGCCACGGCCGCGCTGCAGAAGGTCGCCGACCTGCTGGCTGACTACCAGGCGCTGCCCGCCAAGGTCGATGCCGCCGCCGCCTTCGACCAGCGCTTCGACGCCGTGCAGCAGGCCGCCGCGAAGTCGGCGGGCTGA
- a CDS encoding ABC transporter permease, producing the protein MTAAVRGTEPLAATPVPAAAGRRPPRPLGPRARRVPFARAVGPLLLLAVWQTASAVGWLAPETLAPPGTVAATGWDLARSGQLEHHLWVSLQRAGIGLVFGVAAAVLLALAAGLTRIGEAVIDGTAQLLRALPILALVPLAILWFGIGEEVKIILVALGVFFPVYVNTQAVLAGLDLKWVELAQAVRLNRRQFLLRIALPGAAPGFFTGLRLSVTVSWLVLVVSEQINASSGIGYLMTEARTFGQTDVIVVGLVVYGLLGLVSDTLVRLLERKALRWRTTLA; encoded by the coding sequence GTGACTGCCGCCGTGCGGGGCACCGAACCCCTCGCCGCCACCCCCGTACCCGCCGCCGCAGGCCGGCGGCCGCCCCGGCCGCTGGGCCCGCGCGCCCGGCGGGTTCCCTTCGCCCGCGCCGTGGGGCCGCTGCTGCTGCTGGCGGTGTGGCAGACCGCCTCCGCCGTCGGCTGGCTGGCCCCGGAGACCCTGGCTCCGCCCGGCACGGTCGCCGCAACAGGATGGGACCTGGCCCGCAGCGGGCAACTGGAGCACCACCTGTGGGTCTCCCTGCAACGGGCCGGCATCGGCCTCGTCTTCGGGGTGGCGGCGGCGGTGCTGCTGGCCCTGGCCGCCGGACTGACCCGGATCGGCGAGGCCGTGATCGACGGCACCGCCCAACTGCTGCGGGCCCTCCCGATCCTGGCCCTGGTACCGCTGGCCATCCTGTGGTTCGGCATCGGCGAGGAGGTGAAGATCATCCTGGTGGCGCTGGGCGTCTTCTTCCCCGTCTACGTCAACACCCAGGCGGTCCTGGCCGGGCTCGACCTCAAGTGGGTCGAACTGGCGCAGGCCGTCCGGCTGAACCGCCGTCAGTTCCTGCTGCGGATCGCCCTTCCCGGGGCCGCGCCCGGGTTCTTCACCGGACTGCGACTCTCGGTCACGGTCTCCTGGCTCGTGCTGGTGGTCAGCGAGCAGATCAACGCCTCCAGCGGCATCGGCTACCTCATGACCGAGGCCAGGACCTTCGGCCAGACGGACGTGATCGTCGTCGGCCTGGTGGTCTACGGACTGCTCGGCCTGGTCTCCGACACCCTGGTCAGACTCCTGGAACGAAAGGCACTGCGATGGCGGACCACCCTGGCCTGA